ATCATGAGAAAATTTTAATACCTGTAGGAATTGCAATAATCATTGTAGCCGATGTGAAATAAGCTCTAGTATCTGCATCTAATCCTACAATATACATATGATGTGATCATACTAAGAAACCTAATAATCCAATTGAAGCCATAGCATATACCATTGATACTTCACCGAATACTGGTTTTTTAGAATAAGTTGATACGATATGTGAAATAATACCGAATCCAGGAATAATTAAAATATAAACTTCGGGGTGACCAAAGAATCCAAATCTAAATAATATATTATCTTTTCCCCAAATATTATTTTTGATAATAGCACGGGTAGACTCTATAATATATATCTCATATATAATATATGACCTTATTATTAATAAGTGATTCCGACTGTACATTAAGCAATATTATTATATCACCCATTGGTGAAGCAGTCTGTAGCGATCAGAATATATAATTATATATATTATAACCGACGGTCTAAATCTGAGAAATTGTTGACCGTACCACCAATGTTGCATTATATAATATATATATAATACTAGAAAATAGTATATTTATCTCTTCTCCCCATATCTTCTTATCAGCTTAGCTGGGAAGAAGATATGGGGGGGGTATTAAAAAAGGTAAATCCCTTGGATGGTGTCCGAATAAGAGAATAATAAATATTTAGTCTCTTAATTTATATATATATATTAAGAGAGATATAATCTTTTTATTTTTCATATCAACATTGTTATATCTTTTCTAATTAACTTAAGTTAAACTATTTCCTTTGTTTCAATATTTTTTATTTATACTAATAAAATATGATTATTTATTAATTAATTCCCTGCGCGACTCACCCAACCCTTTATGAGGGTCGGGTGATGTCGCGCAGGGTTTAGATATTTTTTTAATATATAATTTTTGTTCTTCATTTAAAGGTTTATTTTGTTTATAATAATTTATTACATGAATAAATTTATCTAAACTATTAGATTTATCAGATAATAAAGGATATTCTTTAAAATAATTTAAAATAAAAATACAATTATTTAATCCTGAAATTCATAATTGTCAATTATCATCTTTAGAATTAGAATAAACTTTACCAATATTTTTTTCACTATTAATGTTATATAATGAATTAGTATTAGATTTATCAATAAATAAATTTAAAATATGTTCTAATACATATTTATTAACAATATGTTTTTGACTTAATGCATATAAAAATCTAGGTGTATTTTTATTATCTTTTAAAGAAATATCAAAACAACCTTCAGCATCAGTAAATCCAGATAATCAATAATCATTTAAAGTAGGTAATTTACAATAATTTTTTAAAATAATTATAGGTTCATTATTTTTTAATAATTTTTCATTTAATTTAGCTAAAAAAATTATAAATTTACCATATCTAGTAGGTAATACTAAATTACCATTAAAAATTAATGATAATAAATAAATATCTCTTCTTTTATGTACTACTCATCTATATGTTATATCTTTTTTAGATTGTAAAATTACATCTCCTATATTAAAATTATTTTTAATATAATTTAAAATTTTTATATCTTTAGAAGTTACAACAACAGAAATATCACTTCTTTTTATTAAAATAAATGAACCTTTACCTTCAAAAAATCCTACAAATCATTCTAAAAATTTTTGATCAGGAACAGAATTTATAGGTTTAAATTCTTTATATTTTAAATTAAATTCATCAAAATAAAATTTATCTTGATTAAATTCTAAATTTTTAAATGAAGATAATCATAAATTAATATTATATTTATAATCATAAATTACTATATAAAATGGCATAGAAAACAAATGTTGGTATAAAACAGGGTCACCACCACCTGCTACTTCGAAGAATGAAGTATTGAAGTTTCTATCTAATAATAACATTGTAACACCTGCTGATAATACAGGTAATGATAATAATAATAAGAATGCTGTAATGAAAATAGATCATACAAATAATGGTAATCTATGCATTGTCATACCATTTGTTCTCATATTTAATGTTGTTACAATGAAATTAATAGCACCTAATAATGATGAAATAGATGTTAAATGTAAAGCAAAAATTGCTAAATCAACACTAGGTCCTGAATGTGCTTGAATTGATGATAATGGAGGATATACAGTTCATCCAGTACCTGCACCAGATTCTACTAATGTAGAAGTTACTAAACATACTAAAGCAGGTGGTAAACATCAGAATGAAATATTATTTAATCTTGCAAAAGACATATCTGATGCTCCAATTAATAAAGGTAACATATAGTTACCAAAACCACCAATTAATGCCGGCATTACTAAGAAGAAAATTATTAAGACCGCATGCCCAACTACTAAGACATTAAATAATTGATGATTTCCGCTTAAAACTTGATTACCTGGTGCGGCTAACTCTAATCTAATGATTAAAGACATGGCAGTACCTGCCATACCACAGAAAATAGCAAAGATAAAGTATAAAACAGCAATATCTTTAGCATTTGTAGAATATAATCATCTTTCGATCATTAATTTATTTTTATAATTATTATATTATATTTAAAATATATAATATAATAAACTATTATTATTAGTTATATTTACCCGCGGCTCCCCCCCTGAAGGGGGGGGGGAGCCGCGGGATTAGTATGTAATATACATTATGTTTTTTATTATTAATTAATTAATTAGTTATATATAATTATTATTATAATTATATAATTATAGATAAATTCTTGACCCCCGCGCTCCTTCCCATCCCTTTATGGGATGGGAAGGGAGCGCGGGGGATAAATAAGTTTTATCTTACTTATATATAATTTATATATATAAAAATATATAAATTTACCAATTTACTATGCAGATCGGTAAAAATATACATTTCCCCGCGGTTTCACCCCCCCCTTAAAGGGGTGGGGAGGAACCGCGGGGGTTATATTAATTAATTTAATAGATATTATGTGAATAGTCGGAATAATTATTCTATTAATATATAATAAGCCTCTTAAAGAAAAATATTATTCTAATTATATTAATAATAAAAAATAAATAAATATATTAGGTAGGGCTTATTTCCCACCATATGGTGGGAAATAAGCCCCCCTCATTAGTATTATTTTATATAATAAATAATAATATTATAAATAAATATAATATATAATTATATTAAAATATATATATGTATATTAATCCGCGCCTCATCCTTTATAATGGATGAGGCGCGGATAATACTTTTCCCGCGGACTCCTTTAAAGGAGTCCGCGGGGGTTTATTATTAATATTATAATATATAATAAATAAGAATTACCCCGCGGCTCATCACCCTACATTCGTAGGGTGAGAGACCGCGGGGGAAAAATATTATTATAATAATTAATTATTATAATAATGGTTATCCTAAATTTATTACTCCCTACTCCCCCCCTTCAATATCTGCGCACCAATCGTGTGCGACAGGAAGGGGGGGGAGTATAGCATGAGATCAATAAATTATTTTTATACTCTTATTTATATATAATTATTATTATATTTAAAAATATAATATAATATAATATAATATAATATAATAATTCCGCGGATTCATAACATGAATCCGCGGGATATAAAATAAGTAAGAATCCCCGTCTCCTTGTGGGTCGGGAAGGTGACCGTGGGGAAACCCCTAATAATATTGTAGGGTTTGCAGGGAAAGAATATTAT
The nucleotide sequence above comes from Kluyveromyces lactis mitochondrion, complete genome. Encoded proteins:
- the COX1 gene encoding cytochrome c oxidase subunit 1 — its product is MIERWLYSTNAKDIAVLYFIFAIFCGMAGTAMSLIIRLELAAPGNQVLSGNHQLFNVLVVGHAVLIIFFLVMPALIGGFGNYMLPLLIGASDMSFARLNNISFWCLPPALVCLVTSTLVESGAGTGWTVYPPLSSIQAHSGPSVDLAIFALHLTSISSLLGAINFIVTTLNMRTNGMTMHRLPLFVWSIFITAFLLLLSLPVLSAGVTMLLLDRNFNTSFFEVAGGGDPVLYQHLFWFFGHPEVYILIIPGFGIISHIVSTYSKKPVFGEVSMVYAMASIGLLGFLVWSHHMYIVGLDADTRAYFTSATMIIAIPTGIKIFSWLATIYGGSIRLAVPMLYAIAFLFLFTIGGLTGVALANASLDVAFHDTYYVVGHFHYVLSMGAIFSLFAGYYYWSPQILGLYYNEKLAQIQFWLIFVGANVIFLPMHFLGVNGMPRRIPDYPDAFAGWNYVASIGSIIAVFSLFLFIYILYDQLVNGLENKVNNKSVIYNKGPDFVESNQIFATNKIKSSSIEFLLTSPPAVHTFNTPAVQS